From Gammaproteobacteria bacterium:
TGAATGACGACGGCGAACCCGGCGGCACTGCAGGCAAACCCATCATGAACGTCATCTCCCACAAGGGCATAGGCAATGTACTGGTGATCGTGATTCGCTATTTTGGCGGCGTGAAGCTCGGCGCTGGCGGCCTGACCCGCGCCTATTCAGCGGCCACCGAGGCCGTGGTGTCGCAGTTGCCGCTGATCCGCCATGAGCCACGCATCGAAGTGCTCGCCCGGCTGGACTTCGCCCAGGAAAGAGACCTGCGCCACTGGTGCCACAGCCACCAGGCCACCTGCGGTCAAAGCATTTATGATCAACA
This genomic window contains:
- a CDS encoding YigZ family protein, which translates into the protein MSKPFYTPASPLQSEIEVKKSRFIARALAVETREQVQAALKQARQDYPDARHHCWAYVLGNPATASSAAMNDDGEPGGTAGKPIMNVISHKGIGNVLVIVIRYFGGVKLGAGGLTRAYSAATEAVVSQLPLIRHEPRIEVLARLDFAQERDLRHWCHSHQATCGQSIYDQQVSLNVQLKAEHLPALREFCASRDIGLSE